GCCCGGCGCCAGCCCGGATGGGCCCAGGGCCAGGCCAGCGCCACCGCGAACAGCAGGTTGAGCGGCACGTCGAGCTGGATCAGCCCCGCCACATGCAGGCCCAGCTTGACGAGGAAATACAGCGACCAGCTTCCCATCACCCGCCCGATCAATGGATGCGGGTGTGGTGCGCCCAGCGGCGCAGCACCCAGCCGGGCAGCGCCAGCGAGTGGTTCTTGACCGAGCGCATGCCGTCCATCAGCAGTTCACCGTAGCTGTGCAGGCCCAGCCGCGCGATCTCGAACAGGCCCTGCATCGCCCGGTCGCTCTGCGGATGCAGCTGCCAGTTCTGCCAGGCGTCCTTGCGCGTGAAGGTGCAGCGGATCAGCGCGGCCTGCTGGTCGAGGCTGAGCCGCTCGAAGCTCAGCGCCATGCGGCCGTTGCGGCAGCTGACGACGCGGGCCGGGAACAGGTGCGGCGTGCCTTCGTCGAACAGCCGCACCGCCACCCAGCTGCCCGCGGGCAGCTCGAGCGACGGCGGCAGGCCCTGCAGGCCGACGCCGGCGAGCGCGTAGTCCTCGGTCTCGCAGTTGATCTGCTGGCCGTCGGTCAGCAGCAGGCTGGCCGGCAGGCGGCTGGTGACGCGGGTGGTGCGGCGCACCTGGCGCTTCTCGCGCGCCACGCCGATGGCCGCGCCGAGCGCCAGCAGGTTGTAGATCGTCCACGCCATGTTGAGCGTGATCGTGCCCCACTCCTGCGGATCCCAGAACAGCCGGAAGATGCCGAACACCGCGCCGATCGCGTTGAGGATCACCAGGAAGAAGTACGGCCGCGAGATGTTCCAGTCGAGGTGGGTTTCCTCGACCAGCCCGCCCTTGGCGGTGACGTCGAACTTGCCCGCGCTCGGATTGAACAGCGCCACGGTGGTGGGCACCGCCACGTACCAGGCCAGCACGGTCTCGTAGAGCTCGGACCAGAAGGTGTGCCGATGCGGGCCGGCGATGTGGGCATTGGCGATGTGCGGCAGCACCAGGTGCGGCAGCAGGTAGAGCAGCAGCACACCCACCGACGCATGGATGATGTGAAATTCGAAGTACAGGTAGCCCAGCGGCGCGGTCAGGAAGATCAGCCGCGGCAGCCCGTAGAAGAAATGCAGCATCGCGTTGGCGTAGCACAGGCGCTGCATCACGGTCAGGCCGCGGCCGAGCAAGGGGTTGTCGAGCCGGAAGATCTGCGCCATGCCGCGCGCCCAGCGGATGCGCTGGCGCACGTGGCCCGACAGGCTTTCGGTGGCCAGCCCGGCCGCGTGGGTGACGTTCAGGTAGGCGGTGCGCCAGCCCTTGCGGTGCAGCTTGAGGGCGGTGTGGGCGTCTTCGGTGACGGTCTCGGTGGCGATGCCGCCGATCTGCTCGAGCGCGCTGCGGCGCAGTACCGCACACGAGCCGCAGAAGAAGCTGGCGTTCCAGACGTCGTTGCCGTCCTGCACCAGGCCGTAGAACAGCACGCCCTCGTTGGGCACGCGGCGGAAGGTGTCGAGGTTGCGCTCGAACGGATCGGCCGAGAAGAAGTGGTGCGGCGTCTGCACCATCGCGCAGTTGCTGTCGCGCAGCATCCAGCCCATCGTGTTGACCAGGAAACCGCGCGCCGGCATGTGGTCGCAATCGAAGATCGCGATGTACTCGCCGCCGGTCTCGGCCAGCGCGTTGTTCAGGTTGCCGGCCTTGGCGTGGCGGTTGTTGTCGCGCGAGATGTAGTTGACACCGGCCGCCTCGGCGTAGGCGCGCACCTCGGGGCGGTGGCCGTCGTCGAGCACGTGCACCACCAGCCGGTCGGCCGGCCAGTCGAGGTCGCGTGCGGCCAGCACGGTCGGCCCGATCACGCTGAGCGGCTCGTTGTAGGTGGGGATGTAGACGTCGACCGTGGGCCACTGATCACGTGGCAGTTCGATCGGCGCCACCGGTCGCTTGAGCGGGCGCGAGGTCTGCACGAAGCCCAGCACCATGATCAGCCAGGCGTACAGCTCGGCGCACAGCAGACCGCCGCCGAGCAGGGATTCCCAGCCGGGCGCGAGGTCCATCGACTGCGTGACCCGCCACCAGCCGTAGCGGAACGACGCCAGCAGCGCCAGCCCGATCAGCACCAGCGTGGGCATGTTGCCGGGGATGCGCCGCACCACCAGCACCAGGCCGAGCATCGCCAGGAAGAACACCGCCTGCGCCAGCTCGCTCATCGGCGTGGTGGCGGCCATCCAGAACGCGGCGGTGCCGACGACGATCAGCGCGCTGCGCACCACGCGGCGCTGCCACAGCGGGGCTTCGGCCCAGTGCTCCATCCGGTGGCCCCAGGGCGCGAAGTCGAAGGCACGCCAGCGCCGATAGAACGCGTCGAAGGGCGCGCGCCAGCGCGGGCGCGGTTCGGTCGGCGGCTCTGCCGGTGGCGCGGGGGCCGGCCCGGCGGCGGCGGCGCTGCCGAGCGAAGGGTTGTCGAACACCTGGCCGGTTTCGGGCGGCCCCAGCGGCATGCGACGGCTGACCGGCAAGGGCCGGCGGCGGATGGCGCGCTCGGGCACCGGTCGCGGCGGTGGCAACGGCACCGGGGCGACGAGTTCGGCCTCCGGCAGGCTCGCCGGCGGCAGCACGAACAGGCGCAGCAGCCAGCACGTCCAGCTGTCCGGCCTTTCGACCTGAAGTGCGCCGGCCCAGCGCTTCACCATGCCTCGCGTCATTCTTGTTGCCTCTCGCCCCTGAAAGGATGATTGTGCGTGTCTTCGTGACGGATTTGTCATCGTCCGCCGCACGGCTGGCGGGCGATGCGATCCCTCACCACTTCGGCGCGCGCTTGTCGATGAAGGCCTGCACGCCTTCGAGCGCGCTCTCGTCCATCATGTTGCAGGCCATCGTCTGGGTGGCGGCCTGGTAGGCGGCCTCGACGCCCATCTCGAGCTGGCGGTAGAACAGCTGCTTGCCCATCGCCAGCGCCACGCGCGGCTTGGCGACGATGCTGGCGACCAGGCGCTCGACTTCGTCGTCCAGCGCTTCGGGCGCGGCCACGCGGTTGACCAGGCCGCGCACGTGGGCCTCGTCGGCGCTGATGAACTCGCCGGTGACCAGCATCTCGAAGGCCTGCTTGCGGCCGACGTTGCGTGCCAATGCCACGCTGGGCGTGGCGCAGAACAGGCCGAGGTTGACGCCGCTGACGGCAAAGCGCGCGCTGCTCGACGCCACGGCCAGGTCACAGGCCGCCACCAGCTGGCAGCCCGCCGCGGTGGCGGTGGCATGCACCCGCGCCACCACCGGCACCGGCAGGCGCTGGATCGCCAGCATCACGCGGCCGCACTGGTCGAACAGCTGGCGGTAGTGGTCGAGGCCGGGCTGGGCGCGCATTTCCTTGAGGTCATGCCCGGCGCAGAAGGCCCGCCCGGCGGCAGCCAGCACCACCACGCGCACGCTGTCGTCGGCGGCAATCGCGGTGAGTTCCTTCTGCAGCGCCGCCAGCATCGCCTCGCTCAAGGCGTTGAAGGCCTGCGGGCGGTTGAGCGTGAGG
This portion of the Leptothrix cholodnii SP-6 genome encodes:
- the bcsA gene encoding UDP-forming cellulose synthase catalytic subunit produces the protein MVKRWAGALQVERPDSWTCWLLRLFVLPPASLPEAELVAPVPLPPPRPVPERAIRRRPLPVSRRMPLGPPETGQVFDNPSLGSAAAAGPAPAPPAEPPTEPRPRWRAPFDAFYRRWRAFDFAPWGHRMEHWAEAPLWQRRVVRSALIVVGTAAFWMAATTPMSELAQAVFFLAMLGLVLVVRRIPGNMPTLVLIGLALLASFRYGWWRVTQSMDLAPGWESLLGGGLLCAELYAWLIMVLGFVQTSRPLKRPVAPIELPRDQWPTVDVYIPTYNEPLSVIGPTVLAARDLDWPADRLVVHVLDDGHRPEVRAYAEAAGVNYISRDNNRHAKAGNLNNALAETGGEYIAIFDCDHMPARGFLVNTMGWMLRDSNCAMVQTPHHFFSADPFERNLDTFRRVPNEGVLFYGLVQDGNDVWNASFFCGSCAVLRRSALEQIGGIATETVTEDAHTALKLHRKGWRTAYLNVTHAAGLATESLSGHVRQRIRWARGMAQIFRLDNPLLGRGLTVMQRLCYANAMLHFFYGLPRLIFLTAPLGYLYFEFHIIHASVGVLLLYLLPHLVLPHIANAHIAGPHRHTFWSELYETVLAWYVAVPTTVALFNPSAGKFDVTAKGGLVEETHLDWNISRPYFFLVILNAIGAVFGIFRLFWDPQEWGTITLNMAWTIYNLLALGAAIGVAREKRQVRRTTRVTSRLPASLLLTDGQQINCETEDYALAGVGLQGLPPSLELPAGSWVAVRLFDEGTPHLFPARVVSCRNGRMALSFERLSLDQQAALIRCTFTRKDAWQNWQLHPQSDRAMQGLFEIARLGLHSYGELLMDGMRSVKNHSLALPGWVLRRWAHHTRIH
- a CDS encoding enoyl-CoA hydratase, encoding MLTLDDPLLLRSQDARGVLTLTLNRPQAFNALSEAMLAALQKELTAIAADDSVRVVVLAAAGRAFCAGHDLKEMRAQPGLDHYRQLFDQCGRVMLAIQRLPVPVVARVHATATAAGCQLVAACDLAVASSSARFAVSGVNLGLFCATPSVALARNVGRKQAFEMLVTGEFISADEAHVRGLVNRVAAPEALDDEVERLVASIVAKPRVALAMGKQLFYRQLEMGVEAAYQAATQTMACNMMDESALEGVQAFIDKRAPKW